TTCGGCCTCGAGGCGGTTGGTGCGGTGCGCTTCGGCGAGTCGGGTGATCCAACCGGTCGCGGGGGCGAACGCCACCCGGTGCCCGGTGTGGGCCGCGGCGATCGCCAGGGCGGTGGCCAGATGCGTCTTACCGGTCCCCGGTGGGCCCAGTAGCACGATGTTGCGGGCCTCAGCCAGCCAACCGCCGGCCTCCAAGCGGGCGATCTGGGCGCGGTCGAGGGCGGGTTGGGCGGTGAAGTCGTAGTCAGTGATCGTCTTGATTGCCGGGAACCCGGCGTAGCGGATGCGTTGACGGGCACCAGATTCCGCGCGGGCATTCGACTCGACGGCCAGCACCGCGCCGAGGTAGTCCTCCAGCGACCAGCCAGCGTCGCGGCCCTGCTCGGCCAATCGGTGGTAGTGCTCGGAGATACGGGGCGCCTTCAGCAGCCGGGCCTGGTGGGCGATGAGCTTGTCGGCGTCGCCCGGAGCCGTGGACGTGCGTTTGGCGGGCATCAGGCAACCTCACCGGTCCCGAACCGCGCGTCGTAGGCGCTCAAGTCGGCGACCTCGACGTCGACCGACAGATGCGATCCTGCGGCCGCACGGGCCCGGAATTGCTCGCGCAACACCGCAGCAGCCTGCAGATGCTGGGGGTCGGTGACCAGGCCGGCTGTGCCCCAGAGTCGTAGATGACTGGCCACCGTGCGGTCGCTGCAGCGGGCGGTGATCCGCTCCAGGTCGGTGGTCACGGTGATCATCCGGCCGATGACCTCCGGGTGTACCGAGTAGGCGTTGCCGCCGCAGCTGATGTAGTAGTCGCGTCCCAACCGGGTCACCACCGTCGTTCCGGTCGTCGGCGCCACCGGCGGTAGCGCAACCATCGCCTCCCGATCCACCGTGAGGGCCTCGGCTGGAACCAAGCCGGTCGTGGCGTGGGTGCGGCGGTTGGCAATCCCTGTCAACCACGCCCGCAACTGCGCGTTGAAGTCCGCCGCACAGGTGAACGTCCGGCCGGGCAGAAACGACGTCTGCAGATATCCGTTGGCGCGTTCCACCACGCCCTTGGATTCGGGATCATACGGTCGCGCCTGAATCAGTCGGGTGGCGAGCACACCGCAGAACCCAGCCACTCCTTCGGCCAGGCGGCCGCGTTGTCCGATGCCGGACTCGTTGTCCCACAACAGGGTCCGCGGGACCGCGCCGATGTCATGGAGCAGGTGCCACATCCCCGCCAGCAGATCACCGGTCACCCGCGACGGGATCATCATCGCGGCGATGAACCGCGAATAGGCAGCGACCATCACCAGCACCGGGAACGACCGCATCGCCCCAGCGTGATCGGGAACCACGGCGCCGGGGAACCACAGGTCGCACTGCACCTGCTCGCCGGGCCGATGAATCAGCCGGTCACACGGATCGGCCGGGGCGTACTCCGGGCGGATCCGTGCGACGTTCTCGGCGAACCAGGAATGCCCGCCGGTCCAGCCGACCCGCTGGGCGAGCACCGTGGCCGGCATCGTCGGGAACTGGCCGAGCAGCACCCGCACCGCCATCTCGACCTGCGCCCATGCCGACGACGTCGACGGAGCACGTTCATAGCGTGGTGGCGCCTCGGCGTTGATCGCCTTGGCCACGGTGTTGCGCGACAGCGACAACCTCCGCGCGATCGCAGCCTGCGACAGGTTCTCCGACCGATACAGCCGGCGAATCTCCGCCCAATCCTCCACAGTGATCACTCTCCAATCAGAAGGTGCTCACTTTTCGACCGGAACTACCTGCTCACTTTTCGACCGGAGCCGACAGTGCCCCGCCCGCCGCTTCGACTCCACCCAGATCGGCATGGCAGCGCACCCCGACTACCCGAGCAGCTCGTTCGCCAGATGTGTCGACGGCAACTGAATACTGATCACTGCGCAGCCGCCAGCTGGTCACTTTTGAGCTGCCGTTGACAAGATGATCTACCCGTTCATCCGCGGCGGGGGTAGCGCCCTTAATTCGACGACCACGACGTCGAACCGCGACGCGGAGACCTCGATTGAGATCGCAAGATCGTGCGCCGGACGCGAGGACTAACGAGGTCCGATTTGTCGGTGTGCTTTTGCAAAGGTTGGTCAGCTACAGGGTTTGCGCAGAGGCGTTGAGCTTGTGAACGGATTTGTGAACGAAACAGTGCGAGAAGCGTGAGACCGGGCGGAACGCTGACTCTCTTTCAAGACTTGCTGAGGCGGTTGAGCTGCGCCAGTGCCAATGGACAGCCAGGGCAACAAGGTGCGCGCTCAGAGACTAGGACCGGCCAGGGGGATAACTTGGCGATCGCTGTGCAACCCTCTTCCCGTCATATGCTCGTTGGATGGTGATCCGGGGGCGCGGTGATTGATTCGCCCGTAGATCTTCGTATGCGGCTGGCCCGGCACGGGCCTCAGAGTTCAGTGCCGCCGTCCAGGCTGGATGTGACTAAAGAACAACCTAGCCTCGCCAGGGTGCTTACTTGATGGATAATGACTATTATTCATCGGTAGGCGAGATAGATTGTCGCACACCGCCTTACGAGCGCCAACGTGTTGGTCGCAGCAACGCCTCAGTGTGCTGGGTCGCCCGCTAGGCGCGCCGCCGGGTGGAATTAAGTCCGGCAATCCCCCGGCGGGGGAGTGGTCGCGTGTTCTTGGGTGGGTCGAGCCGGGTCCGCCGTCGACCCGCCCGAACGGCCATCCACTCGGCCCGGGTCGGGTGCTGGTCGGTAGCCAGGCGTGCGCGTGCGGCGTCATGCACCGCGTTTCATTGCCGCGCTTGCGACTCGAGTACTTACCGGCCACCTCGACACGACCGGTGCTTTGACATCAACAGCGACGGGCGGCGCGTATCGACATCTGATGGAGACGGCACATGATGTGTACGATTCTGGCAACCGTATAAGACGACACCCATTGCAGCGCAACAGAATTATGCCGATAACCGACGTTATGTTAAGTAGTGCTTAATGAACATCATTAGCGGTGCTTGACATGACTGTGTATCCGGATCATGCTGGGTGCATCGCACCCAGCGCCTGACGCCACGATAATGCCGACTTGTTTGCAACGAGCCACGTGCAATCCAATATCCAACCCGGATCCACCGAGTTCGGGACCCACACTGAGCGCCGCCCAACGCTAATGCCGCGGCCATAGCCGGCCCGGTGTAGCGCCGTGGGTTCCTATCCCGCCGACTCCGTTGCTGCGACACCGAATTCGGCACCTTACGCCCCATGGATGCCAACCCCTCGTTGCTGACGGATACTCATGAAGCCGGCAATTCGTCACAGTGACAGATTGCAGCGGTACATTAAGTTCATCGCACTGCTACTTGTTGGCGATCACCATTGACGATTTCCCATGCGACTGCCTCATCTACAAGGCGAGAAAGATCCGCAGGGCGGGTTCACTCCACAGGCGATGGCCGGTCAGCCCGTCCCCTGGAGGCGTCACCGCCCGCGTGTGTAGCCGCGGGATCCGCCGGGATTCACAGTCGGCGCATCTCACGTTGCATGCAGGAGCGCTCAAGGTAATCGAGACGCCGCGGGTACTGCCGGCGCGGCCGCCGCCCCGCCCACGTGAGCAGAATGCGGTGCACTGCGGCGAGGACAGCGCCGGTCGCCTCGGTCCACCAGCGGATGATCCTCTGCCCTTCGGCCGCTGCTCGATAGGCGGGCTGGCTGCAGTGCCACCCCCACGCGGCGCCATCGTGATCACCAGCAACATCGATCTGATGGCCACTGGCGAATTCCAGATGCAGATGTCGGTCATCCTCGCAGGCAGCACGCGTGCACCTCGCTCCGGCAATATCCAGCAGCGGACATTGCGCAACGGGGACATCGCTGGGGTCGATGGTGGCTTGCTCCACAGGATCGTCGCCCGCGGCCGGCAAAGTAAGCCGCAGCGGCCTGGAAATCACCGATTCGCTGTGGTCGTCCAGGCCGAGCACCACTCCGTGATCCTGCGCGACACGCTGAACGGCCCGGCCCTCGATACGCTGAGTGAGCATGCTATTTCCCTTCATCACCGCTTTCGCCTAACAGCAAGTGTACTAGTAGTAGCGCTCCGCTACCGCTAGTTTCGTTACGTGGTACCTGACCGATTGCTCCTGGTCAGAATCCTGACCCTGCAGGCCTCTCGCCTGCCCTCGACAATGAACACCCACGCTCACCGCGACGAATACGACGTCGCGCGGATTACCCGACGGCGTGCCGCTTCGCACCAGGCCCGATTCGCGGCCGTTGATCATGAAGTCCTGACCGGCTAGCGGTGCGATGACTCTCAAACCGCGGCCATCCCCCTACCGGTCGGCTATCGACTGAACATCGCGCACGCTAATGCGCCGACCACCGGATCGGCAACGACAGATATCCGCGAATCGGCCCCGAACGAAGACGCACGGCCGAGTCGACATCGACTGCCCAGTCTGGCAATCCTGACAGCCACGCGCCCAACGCAATTCGGGCCCCTAACGGGCCAACGCAGCTCCCAGGCAGAAGTGGATCCCGCGGCCGAACGCCACTTGGTGCTCGGGTAAGCGGTCAATGTCGAAAACGTCGGGATCCGGGAAGACACGTTCGTCGCGGTTAGCGGATCCGAACAGGACGAGCACCGGAATCGCCGCGCGCCATGGGGGTGTCATGCAGTGTCACGTCGTTGGTCAGCACACGGGACAGTCCCCTGCACCGGGGAGTCGTAACGCAACAGCTCTCGACCGCATGCCCGATCAGTGTCGGGTCGGCGGCAAGCCGATGGCGGCTCTGTGGATGCCCGGCCAACACCACCGTGGCGTTGGCCAGCAGGTTGGTGGTCGTCTCGTGACCGGCTATCACCAGCAGCAAGCAGAACCCAAGCAATTCGTCGTCGCTGAGGCGCTGACCGTCGGTCTCGGCGGCAACCAACGCCGACATCAAATCATCGCGCGGCGTTTGGCGGCGATCGGCGAGGAAGTCAGCGAAATACGCATACACCGCGGCCGCCGAGCCGTCGGCCACCTCGCCGCGAGCGAGGTTGGACTGAATCAGCGTGCTCGACCACTGCCGAAACTGCTGACGATCCTCCCGCGGTATCCCCAACAGGTCGGCGATCCACCACGGCCGGCAGTATTCCGGCGAAGTCGGCAACGCAGTCCGCTCGACCTTCGCTGCTGGTGAGGCGCTCCATCAACGACACCGCCAACTCGTCGGTTCCGGCCTCCAGTGCCGCTATCCGCCGAGGGGTGAACGCCTTGCTGACCAAGCCCTTCAACTGATCGTGCCGCGGCGGGTCCATTGTGATCATCATCGGCAGAAATGACTCCAGGAACGGCGCGCCCGGCGGCGTCGGAAACACACCGTTGACCGACGAAAAAGTCTGGTGATCGAGCAGGGCAGCAATCACGCCCTCGTGGCGGCTGAGCACCCAGGTATTCGCAGTCTCGGCCCGGAACACCGGCGCTTCGTCGCGCAATTGCGATAGACGGGGTACGGGTCGTCCTGGATGTCGGTATCGAACGGGTCGTAGTGAAGCTGCGCAGTCGTCATTCCTGCCCCCGCACCCAAACCATTAATCGGCTGCACGTCGTACTCACTAGACTGAGCCCCGGCGGCTTCTCAGGCACTCTGACCGCCCAACGAGCCGCCAGCCTGCTGTCCTCAATACGTCCCCGCGACCCCGCCGCGAAGGCATTCCGCGCCTTAGCCGTCGATCTGGTCAGCCAGATACGCCACCTCGACCGCCGCATTGCCAAGGCCTCCACCGACATCGAATCCGCGGTCACCGACTGCAACACCACCCTGACCGAGCTGCATGGCATCGGAACAATCTCAGCTGCCAAGATCCTCAGTCACGTCGGATCCATCCTCAGATTCCCCACCGCGGCGACCTTCGCCACCTACACCGGAACCGCACCAATCGAAGTGTCTTCCGGCGCTGGCGTCCGCATTCGAGCATCTGTTGCCTTAAGTCATTGCGCCGCCGGCCACCGGGGACTTGCGTGATGGGCTCATTGAGTTGGTTGAACGGCAGGCCGCGCTGATCGATGAGGCGCCGCTGTACTTGACGACGTTGTCCTGGTTGTCGCTTGGACCCGGTGATCCCGACAGCGACCGGCACAAGCCGCTGGCCGGCCTGAGCGCGCGTGTCGTCGAGCAGTACCGGCAACCTTTCGACGAGCTACTGGCGGGGCCGCAGGCTCGCGCCGAACTCGACGATTTCGACATCAATCCGGCCATCATTCAACTGGTCGGGCCGATCGTTTTCGCCAAGCTGACCGGGATGAAAGTGCTCACTCGGACAGATCGTGTCCGGATCGTCGACGACTTTTTGCTGGCCCACCGACTCAGAAGCACAGGCCCGGAGTAATCGGGGCGGCTGCGTCGCTAAGCCGCAGATCGTCTCGCCCCGTCTCGTCGGAAGCAACCGGCGGGGCCGCGACTCACGTAAGCTACTGGTAGTAGCGTAGCGAAACTGCCCGTACCGGTTTGTCTGGGGTGTCATGTCAAACACCGATGCGTCACGCCCTTTGCGGTCGCTGTCGCGGGGTCAGCAGTGGACGCTGGCGGTGTCGTGCCTAGGGGTGGCGTTGGTCATCGGGTCGATGGCCGCCCTGTATACGTCGTTGTCGGATATCGCCGCCGACACGGGCGCCAGCCAGAGGCAGCTGACCTGGGTCGTCGATGGATACACCCTGGCGATGGCGTGCCTGGTGTTACCAGCGGGCGCGGTCGGTGACCGCTACGGGCGGCGCGCGGTGCTGATCGGTGGCTTGGTGGTGTTTTCCGCGGCGTCGGCGGTGCCGCTGGTCGTCCCGGATCCGGCCTGGTTGATCGGCGCTCGCGCGGCCGCCGGTGTTGGTGCCGCGTTTGTGATGCCCTCGACCCTGTCGATCATGACCGCCGAATTTCCCGCCCACCAGCGCCCCCGTGCCGTGGCGATTTGGGCCGGCGTGGCCGGTTCGGGAGCGATCTTGGGCATCCTAGGCTCGGGGCTGCTGCTGCAATTTTGGTCATGGCAGTCGATCTTCGTCGGGCTGACCGCCGCGGGAGTGGTGTTGCTGATCGCTGCGGCCACGGTCTCCGAGTCACTTGAATACGCCCATCCCGAGATGGATTATGTCGGCTCGCTTGCCGTCGCCGTGGTGATCGGCCTGATCGTCATCGCGCTCACCGAGGCGCCCCGCCGCGGCTGGACAGACCCGCTGGTCCTGGGTCTTTTCGCGGTCGGCGCGGTGGCTTCAGCGGTTTTCGTGGTCGTGGAGTTGCGCCGCGCGCATCCGCTGCTGGACCTGCGGTTGTTCGCCGATCGTGGTTTCGGCAGCGGCACGCTGTCGATCACGTTGCAGTTCCTGGTCCTGTTCGGTGTGTTTTACCTGTTGATCCAGTACCTGCAGCTCATCGTGGGCTACAAACCGTTGGGTTCGGCGTTGGCGCTGACGCCCGTGGTCGTCCCCATCGTGGGCATCTCGCTGCTGGCACCCTGGCTGGCCGAGCGGTTGGGCCTGCGCGTGCTGACCATGCCCGGCATGCTCGCGATCGCCGCGGGAATTTTTCTGGCCAGCCGCCTGCAGGTCGAGTCGAGCTACACCGATTTCTTGTGGGCGCTGCTGATCATGGGCACCGGGCTGGGGATATGCATGGCCCCGGCGACGGCCGCGATCGTTGCCGCCACACCGGTGGAGAAGCACGGGGTGGCAGCAGCCGTCAATGACGCCGCGCGTGAAGTCGGCGCGGCCGTCGGCATCGCCATCGCCGGCAGTGTGTTGGCCGCCGGCTACACCGACCGGATCACGCCGGCGCTGCCCGGGCTGCCCGGCCCGGCGCGAGGACCGTTCTCCGACTCCCTGGCCGCCGCGCTGCAGGCCGGCGAGAAGTCCGGACCCGCGCGCGAACAACTCGCCACGATTGCCAAATCGGCGTTCATGCACGGTTACGGGCATGCCGGTGTGGTCTTGTCCGGGATCACCGTGGCCAGTGCGCTCATCTTGGCGATCGGGGCTCCCGGGCGCCGCGACGCGACGCTCGACGGCGCCGAAAACCGTGGCGACAACCCACTTTCCGGGACCACCGCACGACCACACAGCCACACCGGCCATGACATGCCCGATGACCACGACGAGCCGACGTCGGGTTACCAACAGGTGGAAAGGATGGAAAGGTTCGACGACTCACCATGACGACACCGATGCCAGGGCAGCCGCAGCCGGTGACGCTGCCGTCGCATACCGCGACGTGCATGGGGTGCGGCCCGGACAATCCCCACGGGCTGCACCTGAGGGTCTACCGCAGCGGCGATCAGGTCTACAGCGACGTGACCTTCGACGAGCGCCACATCGGTGCAACGGGTTTGGCCCATGGCGGCGCGGTGGCGGCTGCCTGCGACGACCTGCTGGGGTTCACCCTGTGGATTGCCGGCACTCCCGCGGTGACGCGCAGCCTCACTGTCGAGTATCTACGGCCGGTGCCGTTGCATCAGCCCCACCGCATCGTCGCACACATCGTCTCGCGAGATGGCCGCGCCCTCAACGTCATTGGCACCGGAACAGGCAGCGATGGGGTCACCCGGTTCACCGCCAGCGCGGTGTTCATCACGGTCGGCACCGATCACTTCGCCGCCCACGGCGATGTGGCCGGTTTCGGTGACCTGCTCGAGCAGTTCTCCCGCAGCAGCGGCTCCCGGCCCGACTCGTACGACCCACTATCGTGACCGTCTTCGGTACCCGCCTGCACCTCAAACGGCAACAGCCGGGCCGGATTCGGCGCCCGACCTGGCACACACGGCCGACAACTCCACGCTCGCGCGCGTCGACACGTCGCCGCGAGGCGATTCTGGATGCGGCGCTGACCGTGGCCGCGGCCGGTGGCTAAGAGGCCGTCCAGGTTCGGGCGGTCGCCGAGCGCAGCCGCTACCACGAACAGCGGCGCGCCGGGGTGCCCGCCGATCAATCGGCCACCTACGCCACCGCCAGCATCGGGCGGGTCATTCTCGCCGCAGTGGCCACCGTCGCATTCGCTTTCCTGTCAATGGTATTCGCCAAACCCCGTCACGCGCACCCTCGTCGACCTGATGCTGACGGATCCAGTTGCGCTGGGTTTCCGCGGTCATGCCCAGCCGCTTGGACACCGCGGTGATTGCCGCCCACTCGCTCGGATAGTCCTCGCGGTGATCCAGCACCAGACGCACAGCCCTGGCTCGGGTCTCCGGGTCGTACTTACTCCCCACGATATGCACCTTCCCAAGAGCAGAGGTGCGCATCAAACGCGGGAGGCTTCAAACCACGCCTACTGCGGCTGCAACTGGACAGGCAGACATCGGCTGTGGCTGGGAAGTGCGTTCGGTGACGCTCAGGTGCACGCCGAGCAATCGGGGCACATGGTCGCGTTCGACCCGCTACTCGATCTGCGGAGCGCGAACAAGCTATGACGCGGTGCGTAGCAGGATTGTGCGACAAGCGCTTCGAACATCAGGCCGTCTATCGAGTGACGCTCACCTGTCACTGCACCGTCCACTACTGCGTCAGGGCGTTCGTGGCCGCGGTGAAGCGCATCAATCACCGTTGCCCGACGTGCCGACAGCCAGAAGCCACCGTGGCCTCATACGCGCT
This window of the Mycolicibacterium chubuense NBB4 genome carries:
- the istB gene encoding IS21-like element helper ATPase IstB translates to MPAKRTSTAPGDADKLIAHQARLLKAPRISEHYHRLAEQGRDAGWSLEDYLGAVLAVESNARAESGARQRIRYAGFPAIKTITDYDFTAQPALDRAQIARLEAGGWLAEARNIVLLGPPGTGKTHLATALAIAAAHTGHRVAFAPATGWITRLAEAHRTNRLEAELRKISRYGLIVIDEVGYIPFDTEAANLFFQLVSTRYEKSSIILTSNLPFSRWGQVFGEATIASAMIDRIVHHADVIALKGASYRIKHTAIDTLPSVEADRQADSTP
- the istA gene encoding IS21 family transposase — its product is MEDWAEIRRLYRSENLSQAAIARRLSLSRNTVAKAINAEAPPRYERAPSTSSAWAQVEMAVRVLLGQFPTMPATVLAQRVGWTGGHSWFAENVARIRPEYAPADPCDRLIHRPGEQVQCDLWFPGAVVPDHAGAMRSFPVLVMVAAYSRFIAAMMIPSRVTGDLLAGMWHLLHDIGAVPRTLLWDNESGIGQRGRLAEGVAGFCGVLATRLIQARPYDPESKGVVERANGYLQTSFLPGRTFTCAADFNAQLRAWLTGIANRRTHATTGLVPAEALTVDREAMVALPPVAPTTGTTVVTRLGRDYYISCGGNAYSVHPEVIGRMITVTTDLERITARCSDRTVASHLRLWGTAGLVTDPQHLQAAAVLREQFRARAAAGSHLSVDVEVADLSAYDARFGTGEVA
- a CDS encoding DUF6188 family protein; this translates as MLTQRIEGRAVQRVAQDHGVVLGLDDHSESVISRPLRLTLPAAGDDPVEQATIDPSDVPVAQCPLLDIAGARCTRAACEDDRHLHLEFASGHQIDVAGDHDGAAWGWHCSQPAYRAAAEGQRIIRWWTEATGAVLAAVHRILLTWAGRRPRRQYPRRLDYLERSCMQREMRRL
- a CDS encoding transposase, encoding MKLRSRHSCPRTQTINRLHVVLTRLSPGGFSGTLTAQRAASLLSSIRPRDPAAKAFRALAVDLVSQIRHLDRRIAKASTDIESAVTDCNTTLTELHGIGTISAAKILSHVGSILRFPTAATFATYTGTAPIEVSSGAGVRIRASVALSHCAAGHRGLA
- a CDS encoding MFS transporter, producing the protein MSNTDASRPLRSLSRGQQWTLAVSCLGVALVIGSMAALYTSLSDIAADTGASQRQLTWVVDGYTLAMACLVLPAGAVGDRYGRRAVLIGGLVVFSAASAVPLVVPDPAWLIGARAAAGVGAAFVMPSTLSIMTAEFPAHQRPRAVAIWAGVAGSGAILGILGSGLLLQFWSWQSIFVGLTAAGVVLLIAAATVSESLEYAHPEMDYVGSLAVAVVIGLIVIALTEAPRRGWTDPLVLGLFAVGAVASAVFVVVELRRAHPLLDLRLFADRGFGSGTLSITLQFLVLFGVFYLLIQYLQLIVGYKPLGSALALTPVVVPIVGISLLAPWLAERLGLRVLTMPGMLAIAAGIFLASRLQVESSYTDFLWALLIMGTGLGICMAPATAAIVAATPVEKHGVAAAVNDAAREVGAAVGIAIAGSVLAAGYTDRITPALPGLPGPARGPFSDSLAAALQAGEKSGPAREQLATIAKSAFMHGYGHAGVVLSGITVASALILAIGAPGRRDATLDGAENRGDNPLSGTTARPHSHTGHDMPDDHDEPTSGYQQVERMERFDDSP
- a CDS encoding PaaI family thioesterase codes for the protein MTTPMPGQPQPVTLPSHTATCMGCGPDNPHGLHLRVYRSGDQVYSDVTFDERHIGATGLAHGGAVAAACDDLLGFTLWIAGTPAVTRSLTVEYLRPVPLHQPHRIVAHIVSRDGRALNVIGTGTGSDGVTRFTASAVFITVGTDHFAAHGDVAGFGDLLEQFSRSSGSRPDSYDPLS